The Acidobacteriota bacterium genomic interval TGCTGGTTGGCGTATCGTATCTCTACCACCGCTACAAGGAAGTGCTCTTGGGGCCGCGGCCTGAGGGGGGCAACCCGGAGGGACAATCATGAGCCGGCATCTGCTGGTGGGCATGTGGCTGGCGCTCGCCGCCGGAACGGCGTTGGCCCAGGTGGACAGCCCCACGACGGAGCAGTTCAAATATCAGGCGGAAATTCGGGGTTCAATCCGGCGGCATGCCGTCTGCCGAATCCCACTTCCACTGGAACTGTTGTCCCGTAGCGAATCCAATTTGACCGACCTGCGGCTGTTCGACGCCGATGGGCGTGAAATTCCGTTCGTCGTCCGGTTCAGCCGCCTGCAGCCAAAGACAACCGAAGCCCCCCTCACGATCACCGGCTACGAACAGAGCCGGGGCGGCGTTCAACTGGTTGTCACGGTTCCTGAGGCGATGGGCGCTGTGAACGGGATCGAACTCACGATTCCGGAAAGGGACTTCCGGAAACAGGTCACGGTGATGGCGAACAATGCCGCCGGACCCGTCATCGGCCAGGACACGATTTATGATTTTTCATCCTACGTGGACTTGCGACGGACCCGGGTGGATTTTCCCGCCACCGATGCGCGGGTGCTGGTTCTGCGGATCACGGATTCCGAGACAATGCCGGAGAACCGCGACACTGTGCAAGTCACCGCCACGGGTCTGGAGATCATCTTCAGCCGAAGCTGGGCGAAGCAGCTTCGCATCGACACCGTCCTCGGACGATCGGTGCAGGCGGAACCTGGCGGCCCCCGCATCGACCGCTGGCTGCTGCGCCCCGTGCCGACCGCCCAGAATGCCAGCCGGCAGACGGTGATCCATGTGCCCGTGCGCCTGCCCGCCGGTCGGATACTGTTCGACGTGGCTACGCCGGTTTTCTACCGCGCAGTGACCGTAGAGAGCAGCCTCGACGGCCGCGACGGGAGCTGGCAACCATTTGCCAGCGGCACCATCTGCGCATTCCCACTCGGCGGACAGCCGGAGCGACGGTTGCAGCTGGATCTGCCGGGTACCGGTATCGCGCGTTACCGGATCGCCATCGAAAACGGCGACAGCCCGCCGCTGGAAATCCGCTCGCTGTCGTTTGAAAGCCCGACCCGGGAGATTTTCTTCGTGGCCGACGACGCGCGGCAACCGTACCGGCTGATGGTGGGCGCCCGGTCGGTCCGCGCCCCCAACTATGACATCGAA includes:
- a CDS encoding DUF3999 domain-containing protein, encoding MSRHLLVGMWLALAAGTALAQVDSPTTEQFKYQAEIRGSIRRHAVCRIPLPLELLSRSESNLTDLRLFDADGREIPFVVRFSRLQPKTTEAPLTITGYEQSRGGVQLVVTVPEAMGAVNGIELTIPERDFRKQVTVMANNAAGPVIGQDTIYDFSSYVDLRRTRVDFPATDARVLVLRITDSETMPENRDTVQVTATGLEIIFSRSWAKQLRIDTVLGRSVQAEPGGPRIDRWLLRPVPTAQNASRQTVIHVPVRLPAGRILFDVATPVFYRAVTVESSLDGRDGSWQPFASGTICAFPLGGQPERRLQLDLPGTGIARYRIAIENGDSPPLEIRSLSFESPTREIFFVADDARQPYRLMVGARSVRAPNYDIERFGDSDAWADQARNQVTMGAVTGNPDYDPQAGTSRRAQVERTVLIAVILVLVVGLGYWLFVLLRKDGVGTPSGDKPDA